GTGGTGGTGGTTAATTGGCCGCCGATCTGGGAACCCGTAATAAGGAGGGGGGAGAGATTGGCCCGGGCGGTGTAAATGGCCGCCGTGTAGCCCGCGCATCCTGCGCCGATGATAATGACTTGTTCGCTCATAATACGTGTAAGTGATCGCCGCAATGATAGAGGGGGAACATCCGTTTTGCCAGTAGATTCTGCGCTATGCGGCGGGTCACTGTCCGGCGGCTCCGGAATGGTTCTTTGCGGGCGGCGCGAAGAGCTGCCGGCACGTGTCCATGGCGACGGTTTGCAGCTTCCTGGCCCTGTCTGCGGAAATGCTGCACAGGGTCACTCCTTTCAGGGACAGTTTTCCCGGCAGGCCTGCGGGAGACTTGCCGAACAGGGTACAGTACAACACGCAGGCCGCCAGATAGCTGCCTTCTGCCGTGGGGTGCTGGCCGTCCGCCTGGTACAGGGGGATGCCGGGATGGCGCTTGAGGCAATTCTCCCAGGCGATGCCTACCGGGGCTACGGCGGCTTTTTCCCGGCGCGCAAGTTTCAAATACGCCTCAAGGAGGGCTTTTTGCTCCTGCGGCTCCGGAACGCCGGAAGCGCTCTTCCTCCCCCACGTCAGAAACAGGACGGGCGTGCCGTGGGCGCTCCGGATGCAGGAGCACCATTTGCCGCCGAATTCCATGGTCCGCTCCGGAGCCACGACGGGAGTGGCGCTCTGGTCCTGGAGAATGACGAAGTCCCAAGCCGTCCCTTCCAGCTTCTTGCGTGCGCCCCCGTCATGCCAGTGGGACTGGAAGGAAGCTGCCGGAGCCGCGTGCATGTGCACGTCCGGCCTCAGTCCCCGGGAATCTGCCATCGCCTTCACCATGGCGGGCATGCGGTTGAAAAACGTATAGCTGTTTCCCAGAAAAAGAATGCGGCTTCCGGGCCGTGCGGGGGCGCAGCGGGGCCAGGGGCCCTCTCCATGCGGCTCTTCCTGCGCCCAGAGGGAACAGGGAAAAACTGCCCAGGTAAAAAACAGCGGCAGGAAAAATTTTATGCCCGGCATCATGAGTTGAATTTAACCCTGATGTTTCCGGAATGGAACTTCAAACGGATGGAATATGGAGGGGAATCTACTATTTCTGCACGCTGATCGGCGTATCTTCTTATTTTATTTATTGCCAACGGTTTGCATAATGTGTTGAAAAATGTGCATCATTCTGGGAGTGAACATGTTAAACCGGAACAGCCTGCCGCATGACTGGAGAAGTCTTTCCGGGAGCCTTGCCGAAGGAGTGCGGGTGTGGTTGGATACGGGGCATGAAGCCTGAAGCGTTGACCAAGCACTGCGTAACGGGGGTGGATGATCCCCTGTTCCTGGACTCCCTGGATATTTACCGGACAAGTTTTCCGGTGCATGAACAGCGGCGCGTTCAGGATTTTCCGCTGGCGTTTCAAGACCCGGGCTTTTGTTATGAAGTGTTCTTAAACGGGAAAGGACGGGTTGTTGCCATGCTGGTGAGCTGGCGGCGGGAGAAGTTCGTGTATCTGGAATATTTTGCCGTGGATGCCTCCTTGCGCGGCCAGGGCGCCGGACAGAGGATTCTGGAGGAGCTGAGGGACGCTTTCCCCCGCAAGGTCATTCTGGAGATTGACCCGCCGGAGGATGAAATCTCACGCCGCCGCCTGGGCTTTTACCAGCGCCACGGCTTCGTTCCCAACCCCCAGTTTGATTACATCCATCCCCCCTATACGGATGAAGGCACGCCTTTCCCACTCCTGCTGATGACGCATGAGGACTTGCTGGATGAGGAAACATACCGGAGCTTTGTGGATTTCCACCACAACCACGTAGTGGCAAGATAAGTTTTTTCCGGAAAAAGAGGCGTCGGAAATGTTTTTGGCTCTTGAGCCTGCTCTCGTGCTGTTTTTGCGGGTTGGTGTTTTATTTCATTATTGTCGTATTGCACCGTTTTTTCCGCCTTCAACCCGCCGGAAATGTTGAATATCATGTATGAAGTATCTACCAACGGATAACAAATCCGGTGTTTTAATAAAAACAGACAGCACGTATTAAAACATTCTAAAATTCAATAAATAATGAATAATCCTATTTTTAACGGAATGGGTTCAAGGGAGATACGTCCTCTTTTTAAAAAGAAATATAAATCTTTATTCCTCAAAATCCACGCTTGACACCGGATTTGTTATCCGCTTCAGTGGGCACATGTTGAACCCCCACGGTCATTTAATATTCAAGGGAGCGGTGGTTGCGGCGGCTTTGTGCCTGGTTTCCGGCGCGGAGGCTGCTTCTCTGCTGTACGGACTGGATTTCAACCAGCTTGGGAGCGGCCAGAACCTGGTCAATTTGGGAAGCGGATCCACGGCTATTTCGAAAACCACCGGTTATATGAACTGGAGCAATGCGATCACGCCCATGCCGGACGGCGGTTATTCCCATTGCCCCAACGGAGGAACGTTCAATATCACGAACTCCGATGGCATTGACGGCCTGAATTTTTCCACCGGGTTCAGCGTGGGCATTCACATGTATTACAGTTCTTCCAACGCGGCCTGGAAGGATGCTTTTTCCATGACCATTGCGGGTACGACGATTCGGGTGGAAATGACGGCTGCCAACAAATGGGTGATTTACAACGGGGCAGGCATTGGCATAGCAGACGGAACCGAGCTGTTTGCCGCCAACGATGATGAATGGAATTACCTTGGGCTGACGTTCAAGGGAAACGAGATGCAGGTTTATCACGATGGCGAGCTTGTCAAAACGGTGACGACCAATCTTTCCGATGATTCCAAAGTGACCAGCATTAAGGGCAGCGGAGAGCACAATACCGCGGCCAACGGCCTTTTTGTTGATAATCTGGCCGTGTATGACGGCGTATTGAATGGGGATGATTTTGCCTACCTGAATACGCACGACATGCCTTTGTCCATCCCGGAACCGGCCACCGCTACGCTGGGTCTGATGGGGCTGACGGCGCTTCTGATGCGCCGCAAACGCGCCTGAGCTTGAATTTTTTGAATAAAAGGGCCGTTCCACATTTCTGCGGAACGGCCCTTTTTGTTGTAAAAGAAGGATGATTTCCGGGTTCGGAGGAGTAATCAGCTCCACGCCCGGTCCACGGTTTCCTGTGCTTCCGGGTCAAGGTGCCTGGAGAGCCGTTCCTTCATGCGCAGCCTGTATTCCGGAATGCTCCAGGAGTGGAGCGGCTGGACGGCGGAGTTCGTGAATTGCCAGGAGGGGACGGGCACCACCACATCCATGACTTCCGTTGCCCTGGCCGGCATTCCGGCCAGTACCGCGGCAATGGCGGAGGAAAGTTCCGGGTGTTCCTCCAAAACGTCCAGCAGCCATCCGCAGCCCAAGTCCGTGGGGATGGCTTCCGTTCCGGCCAGGAGGTCCGCAAGACGGCCGGAAGGAAGTTTTTTGGAGATGGAGGCCAGATAAGGGGCAAACCGCATGTCTCCCAGGCTCATCAGGGCGTCCAGGGCCGGGGCCATTCCGGCCTGCCCGGGGAGCGGAGCCGCACAGATGATGTTCACCAGCCCGGCGATTCCGGGGAAGCGTTCCTCCGGCTTTGGGGCGGCCAGCGTGTAAATCAGGAAGGCGGCCTGGCGGCGGATGTCCGGAGCCGCGTCCGTCATGGCAAAGGGCAGGAGCGCCCGCCAGCCGTCCCCCTTGCGCTGGCGGATGAAGGAGGCCAGTTGAAGCGCGCATTTGCGCCGTGCGTCCGGCGCACAGCAGGACTGGAAGATGTTGTAAATGGTGACGCCTTCTTCTTCCCTGCCTGTTTCATTGCAGGTGACCAGCCCGTAGGCGATCATGGCCAGCGGCCATTGGTCCGGCCCGATTTCATCCCTGCGGGAGGGATCCATGACGAGAGCGGCGAGCCGCTTGATTTCCGACAAAGAACTGGTTTGATCCTGAAAAAGGCCCATGCCCGCATGATAGCCCGCGGCAGGAGCCTGCCAAGGAAAAAAGCCGGGGTTTCGCGCCACCCGCGTTCACAGTCTCCGTTCCGTCCCCGGCGTGCTAGCGGGTGGAGATTTTTTCCATATTGTCCGCGACCATGGCCGCCAGTTCTTCCACCTTCATGGAGAGGGCTTGTGCGGCGCGCCGGTAAAGCTCCGGAAGGGCCTCCGGGTGTTCGTCGGATTCCAGGGCCAGGCGTTGGCGCGGAATGGAGGAGAGGATGTCCGGGCGTTCCATCTCCCGCGGCCCCACGGAAAGGAGCCAGTTGCCGGAAGGAAGCTGTGCGGCGGGGTTCAGCGCTCCTGTCCACCCATGGAGTACGGCTTTCAGCGCAGGGTATTCCCCCAGGATGCCGGCCAGCGTTCCCCATGCGCGGCAGCAGTGCAGGGCGGCGGGGCGGTCCAGGCGCACGGCCAGCTCCAGATGCCGTTTCAGCGCTTCCCTTTGCACGGGCAGTCCCGGAATGCCCCGGCGGCATTTGTCCAGCCCGGTTTCTCCAATTCCCGCATGGGGAAAACGGTGCAGGAAGGATTCCAGCAAGCGTATTTCCTCCTGCCATGTATTCGGATTCAGGCGCCACGGATGAATGCCGAAGAAAGGGGTAACGCGTTCATCCTCTTCCGCCAGCAGGGCCACCTGTTCCCAATCCGCCGGGCAGGTGCCGCAGATGAAGCGGGGCCCCACGCCGGAGATGGCCGGGGCCGGGTGGGTGTGGGCGTCCGGCAGGTTCATCATGTATCAGTGGGACAGCGTGGGCGCCTCCACGGGTTCAATAATATCAAAACTCCGTTTTGCCAGGCGTACCGCGGCGGCGCCCGTTTCCATTTCGTCATGGATGACGTTGGTGATGCCCGCATGATGCAGTAAAGCCACTTCCGACCGGAATTTGGCGCGTGCAATCACCGTGATGTCCGCGTTGACACCCTTGATCTGCATGTAGGTGGACAGGGCGGGGGCCGGGTCCGGGAACGTGAAGGCGATGAGCCGCGCGGTGCGGATGCCCGCCAGGTCCATGGTGATCTGGTGCTGGATGTCGCCCAGGAAGGCCAGATGGCCGTCGTTGAGCAGGGCTTTCACAGTGTCCGCGTTCAGGTCAATGATGATGCAGGGGATGCCGTACTGGGCCAGGTTTTCATGCAGCCGCCTGCCTACCGGGCCGTAGCCGCAGATGATGGCGTGGTCCTTGATGCCCTCCACGCGCGTGATCATGGTTTCCACGCTGAGGCGCTCCCGTTTTGTTTTCAGGCCGGGAATGCGCACCAGCAGGGGGGTGAGCTTCCGCGCCGCCTTCATCAGCAGGGGCGTCATGCCCATGGAGACGGCGGCAATGGCGTACACATTCGTGGTCACCAGCGCCGGAATGGGGGTGATCTCCTGCATGAAGGGGATGAGCACCAGGGAGAATTCCCCCACGTTGGTCAGCGCGGTGGAGGCCATGATGCCCATGCGCCCCGGTATTTTCAGGAAGCTTGCGGCTACGATGCAGGCCACGAATTTGATGGCCAGGACAAAGGCGGCGAAGGTAGCCACATGGCCGAGGTGTTCCCACAAGTCGTCAATGTCAATCAGCAGCCCGGCGGAGACGAAGAAGATGGTCAGGAAAAGGTCCTTGAAGGGGAGCACTTCACTGAGGACGCGGTGGCTGTAGTAGGAACTACTGACGAAGAGCCCCGCGGTGAAGGCCCCCAGGGCGATGCTCAGGCCCAGCAGGCTGGCCAGCATGGCGATGCCGGAGCAGATGGCGAACACCATCAGGGTGAAGAGTTCCCGGCTTTTTGTCCGGGCCACGGCCAGCATGATGCGCGGGAGCAGGTAATGGCCGATCAGCCATGCGGCGCCCAGGAAGACCAGGCCCCGCAGCACGGCCATGCCGATGTTGAGCGCGGTTGACCATGAGCTGGGCGACGCGGTGAATATCTGGGGCATGATCGCCACCAGCATGATGGCGGCAATGTCCTGGAACAGGGCGATGCCCACCGCCATTTTTGCCCCGGAGGTGCCGCTGAGGCCGAATTCCTGGAAGGATTTCAGCGCCACCGCCGTGGAGGAAAGGCCCATGATGGCCCCTACCGTAAGGGAATGGCTCATGTCCATGCCCGTGGCGTAATGAAGCCCCAGGCCGAAGGCGGCGGTGCAGATGAACATCTGGATGCCCCCGCCGACCAGAGCCGTTTTCCGCAGGTGCCTGAGTTCGTCAATGGAAAATTCCAGCCCCAGCGTGAACATGAGCAGGATAATGCCCACCTCGGAAAGGGCCTGGATGCTGACGTCGGAATTGGGGATGTGGTCCAGAATGCCGCAGTTGGCCAGAATCACCCCGCAGATGAAATAGCCCGCCAGCAGGGACTGGCGGAAATGGGCCAGAACCAGGGCAATCGCAATGATGCCCATGAAGACGACGGTCAGCAGGGTGAAAAAGGGAGGCGCGGCATTGGGGCCTCCGGAAGCCAGCAGAGAGAGAACCATGGCAGTTGGAAAGGGAGGCTAGGGAATGATAATGAGATTGATTTCCGGCGGGCAATTGAAGCGGCCCGGCCCCATGTAGCCTATGCCGCGGGTGACGAAGACCTGCCTGCCTTCATAGGGATAAAAGCCGGAGTACATCGTTTCCCCTTCCGAGGCCAGCAGGGGGGTGGAAGAGAAGGGCAGCCTGATCTGGCCGCCGTGCGTGTGGCCGGAAAGCATCAGGTCCCAGCGGTAGCCGTCCAGCAGCTCCCTCCCCTTGGGGTTATGGGAAAGGACGATGGTGGGCATGGCGGAGTCTTCCGCAAAGGTGAGCGGGGTCATGCACCGCTCCGGAAAGAAGTCGCCCTCCCGTACGTCCCCCAGCCCCACCAGCTTGAACTCCGCGTTCCCCAGCCTGGGAATGGTGACGAAGGCGGCGGAATTCCTGAGCAGGGTGAAGCCGCCTTCCTTCAGGATGCGCTCCACGTTGTCCGCCAGGGCCATGTCATGGTTGCCCAGGCATGCGTAGGCCGGGGCGATGGAGGAGAGCTTCTTCATCTGCGTGATGTAGTCCCCCGCATGGGTGGCCCGCATAAAATCCGTGTAAAGATCCCCCAGGAACACGATCATGTCAGGCCTGGCCTGTTCCGCCATGCGTGCCGCTTTTTCCAGCAGGGGAAGGTTGGTGTGGACGTCTGACAGCACCAGGATGCGCAGTCCGGAGAGGTCCGGAACGCAGCCCGCGGGCGCGGTGTTTTCATTCAATTCCAGATGGTTGGCTTCCCAGTGCATGTAGGAGGCCAGCAGGGAGCCCAGCAAAATGGCTGCCGCGGCTGCGTACAGGAGCTTGCGGAGCAGGGAGCGTTTTTTGGCGGGGGTAGAGTCAGTGGTCATGATTGGGCGGGATTGAGAATAGCCAGTTCCGGAAGGGTGAACAAGCCGTTGCGGCGCACCAGCGCGCCGTCCAGGTAAATATCTCCTCCTCCGGCCTCTTCCGTCTGGATGCACACCATGTCCCAGTGGATGCGGGACTGGTTGCCGTTGTCCGCCACGTGGTAGGCCTGTCCCGGCGTCAGGTGGAAGGAGCCGGAGATCTTTTCATCAAACAGGATGTTGCGCATGGGACGGGTGATGGCCGGATTCACGCCGAAGGCGAATTCCCCCAGCCGCCGCGCGCCGGGGTCCGTATCCAGAATGGCGTTGAGTTCCGCGGTCCTGTCTCCCGCTTCCGCCTGTACGACCAGGCCGTTTTCCAGCGTCAGGCGGATGTTGTCAAAGGGGATGCCCTGGAACAGGCTGGGGGTGTTGAAGGAAATGCGGCCGTTGGCGCTGTCAATAACGGGTGCGGTAAATACCTCCCCGTCCGGCAGGTTGCATTCCCCCGCGCAGGGGATGGCGGGCAGCCCCTTGATGGAAAAGGAAATATCCGTTCCGGGTCCGGTGATGCGCACGTGGTCCGCCGCCTCCATCAGGGCGGCCAGCTTCTGCATGGCGGGGCGCAGGGCGGCGTAATCCATCAGGCAGGTGCTGAAATAAAAATCCTCAAACTCTTCCGTGCTCATAGCGGCCTGCTGGGCCATCCCTTCCGACGGCCAGCGCAGCCCGCACCACCGCGTGTGGCGGATGCGCCGCTGGGAGACGGGGTTCATGGCCTTCATGGCGGCGGCCATGTTCTGCTGGGGAACGGAAGAGAGTTCAAAAGCGTTCCCGCCGCCGCGTATTTCAATATAGGCGTCCATCTCCTCCATTTCCGCCAGGCGGTGGCGGCTGATGATGCCGTACTGCTCCTCCGTGGCTCCGGAAAGCATCTCCCGGTTCAGCCGGGACTGGTTCAGGCGCAGGAAGGGCAGGGCGCCCGCGGCGCGCACTTCCCGGATAAGGGCTATTCCCATTTCCTCCGGAATATCCGTTAATTCCAGCAGAACCCGGTCTCCCGGACGCAGGGTGGTGGAATACCCTGCAAGCTGGGCCGCCAGGGCCTGAAAACGGGTGTCTGTCATGCCCTTATTAGGCGAATAACGACGCCTTTTTGTCAAGCCGGAGACTTGCCACGGGCAAAAAACTGTGGTTTCATCCCCCGGATGTCCAGATTGCCCAAATTAGGAATACTCGGTTCCGGTTCCGGTTCCAACTGCCAGTCCATTTATGATGCCATTCAGTCCGGCTCTCTCCGGGCGGAAATCGCCGTGGTGATGTCTGACAATCCGGACGCGTACATTCTGGAACGCGCCCGTTCCTGGGGCATCCCGGCGGAGGTGATCGACTGCGGGGGATTCAAAACCAAATTCCCGGAGGAATCCCAGGCCGCCGTCGCCGCGCGGCTGAAGGAATACGGCGTGGACTGCGTTTGCCTGGCGGGATTCATGCGCCTGGTGAAGCATCCGCTGCTGAAGGAATTCCCCTCCCGCATCCTGAACATTCATCCTTCCCTCCTTCCCTCCTTCCCCGGGCTTCACGCCTGGGAGCAGGCCGTGAACGCCGGAGCGGCGGAGAGCGGCTGTACCGTTCATTATGTGGATGACGGCATGGATACCGGTCCCATCCTGGGGCAGGCGCGCGTGCCGGTGCTGCCGGGAGACACCCCGGAAAGCCTGCACGCCCGCATTCAGGAGCAGGAGCACACCCTTTACCCCGCCATGATTGCCCGCGTTCTGGAAACGCCTGCATAACCCGCTGCACCTTTTGGCGGGAGGGCGTCCGGAGCGCGGATGACAGGATGACTGATTCTCTTGTCTTGTTCTGTGAACGGAATCCGTTAAAAAGGTGTCCTCTTTTCAAACAAAGGATAAAAACAACCATGAAGATGAACCCTTCCATCGCCCTGTTTGCCGTTTCCGCCCTTCTGGCGGGTGTGGCGGGCGCGCAAGAAAAGGCCGCTGAAACTCCGGTGGCCGACCAACCCAAACAAGAGAAAGAAATTACTGTGTCTCCCGAACAGATGAAAAAGGACCTGGGCTATTTTCTGGGTTTCCAGAGCGGCCAGCAGCTCGGCTCCATCCCCACCCTTACTTTTGATGACCTGGACCAGGAATCCTTCCTGCAGGGCATCAAGGACGGCATGGTCCGCAAGCCCGCCAAGGACCAGGAACAGCTGAAGCCCGCCCTGGACGCGTTCCAGAAGCAGATTGACGAACGCATCTCCGCCAAGGCCAAGGCCAATCTGGAAGCCAGCAAGAAGTTCATGGAGGAAAACGGCAAGAAGGAAGGCGTGACTACCACGAAATCCGGACTCCAGTACAAGGTAGTGAACAAGGGCGGCGAAGAAAAATTTGACGAAAAGAAGTTCAAGAACCCCATGTTCAAGGTGAAGTACAAGGGCACGCTGCTGGACGGCACCGTGTTTGACGACACCAAGGGCAAGGATGTGGAACTTCCCCTCCAGGTCATCCCCGGCTTTGCGGAAGCGCTGACCACCATGCCCGTCGGTTCCAAGTGGATCGTGTACATTCCTTCCGAGCTGGCCTATGGTGAAAACACCCCCGGCGCTCCGATCGAACCCAACTCCCCCCTCATCTTTGATCTGGAGCTGGACGGCATTTCCGAAGCTCCGGCCCCCCAGGGCGGCCCCATGAGCATTTCTCCGGAACAGCTTCAGGAGATGCTCAAGCAGCAGAGCGGCGGACAGCAGTAAAAGGACAAACAGCCCTCTTTAATTTAAGGCCGTTCCCATGGGAACGGCCTTTTT
This DNA window, taken from Akkermansia muciniphila, encodes the following:
- a CDS encoding SGNH/GDSL hydrolase family protein — protein: MMPGIKFFLPLFFTWAVFPCSLWAQEEPHGEGPWPRCAPARPGSRILFLGNSYTFFNRMPAMVKAMADSRGLRPDVHMHAAPAASFQSHWHDGGARKKLEGTAWDFVILQDQSATPVVAPERTMEFGGKWCSCIRSAHGTPVLFLTWGRKSASGVPEPQEQKALLEAYLKLARREKAAVAPVGIAWENCLKRHPGIPLYQADGQHPTAEGSYLAACVLYCTLFGKSPAGLPGKLSLKGVTLCSISADRARKLQTVAMDTCRQLFAPPAKNHSGAAGQ
- a CDS encoding GNAT family N-acetyltransferase, whose protein sequence is MKPEALTKHCVTGVDDPLFLDSLDIYRTSFPVHEQRRVQDFPLAFQDPGFCYEVFLNGKGRVVAMLVSWRREKFVYLEYFAVDASLRGQGAGQRILEELRDAFPRKVILEIDPPEDEISRRRLGFYQRHGFVPNPQFDYIHPPYTDEGTPFPLLLMTHEDLLDEETYRSFVDFHHNHVVAR
- a CDS encoding LamG-like jellyroll fold domain-containing protein translates to MLNPHGHLIFKGAVVAAALCLVSGAEAASLLYGLDFNQLGSGQNLVNLGSGSTAISKTTGYMNWSNAITPMPDGGYSHCPNGGTFNITNSDGIDGLNFSTGFSVGIHMYYSSSNAAWKDAFSMTIAGTTIRVEMTAANKWVIYNGAGIGIADGTELFAANDDEWNYLGLTFKGNEMQVYHDGELVKTVTTNLSDDSKVTSIKGSGEHNTAANGLFVDNLAVYDGVLNGDDFAYLNTHDMPLSIPEPATATLGLMGLTALLMRRKRA
- a CDS encoding TatD family hydrolase, with product MMNLPDAHTHPAPAISGVGPRFICGTCPADWEQVALLAEEDERVTPFFGIHPWRLNPNTWQEEIRLLESFLHRFPHAGIGETGLDKCRRGIPGLPVQREALKRHLELAVRLDRPAALHCCRAWGTLAGILGEYPALKAVLHGWTGALNPAAQLPSGNWLLSVGPREMERPDILSSIPRQRLALESDEHPEALPELYRRAAQALSMKVEELAAMVADNMEKISTR
- a CDS encoding cation:proton antiporter; amino-acid sequence: MVLSLLASGGPNAAPPFFTLLTVVFMGIIAIALVLAHFRQSLLAGYFICGVILANCGILDHIPNSDVSIQALSEVGIILLMFTLGLEFSIDELRHLRKTALVGGGIQMFICTAAFGLGLHYATGMDMSHSLTVGAIMGLSSTAVALKSFQEFGLSGTSGAKMAVGIALFQDIAAIMLVAIMPQIFTASPSSWSTALNIGMAVLRGLVFLGAAWLIGHYLLPRIMLAVARTKSRELFTLMVFAICSGIAMLASLLGLSIALGAFTAGLFVSSSYYSHRVLSEVLPFKDLFLTIFFVSAGLLIDIDDLWEHLGHVATFAAFVLAIKFVACIVAASFLKIPGRMGIMASTALTNVGEFSLVLIPFMQEITPIPALVTTNVYAIAAVSMGMTPLLMKAARKLTPLLVRIPGLKTKRERLSVETMITRVEGIKDHAIICGYGPVGRRLHENLAQYGIPCIIIDLNADTVKALLNDGHLAFLGDIQHQITMDLAGIRTARLIAFTFPDPAPALSTYMQIKGVNADITVIARAKFRSEVALLHHAGITNVIHDEMETGAAAVRLAKRSFDIIEPVEAPTLSH
- the yaeI gene encoding phosphodiesterase YaeI, with product MTTDSTPAKKRSLLRKLLYAAAAAILLGSLLASYMHWEANHLELNENTAPAGCVPDLSGLRILVLSDVHTNLPLLEKAARMAEQARPDMIVFLGDLYTDFMRATHAGDYITQMKKLSSIAPAYACLGNHDMALADNVERILKEGGFTLLRNSAAFVTIPRLGNAEFKLVGLGDVREGDFFPERCMTPLTFAEDSAMPTIVLSHNPKGRELLDGYRWDLMLSGHTHGGQIRLPFSSTPLLASEGETMYSGFYPYEGRQVFVTRGIGYMGPGRFNCPPEINLIIIP
- a CDS encoding aminopeptidase translates to MTDTRFQALAAQLAGYSTTLRPGDRVLLELTDIPEEMGIALIREVRAAGALPFLRLNQSRLNREMLSGATEEQYGIISRHRLAEMEEMDAYIEIRGGGNAFELSSVPQQNMAAAMKAMNPVSQRRIRHTRWCGLRWPSEGMAQQAAMSTEEFEDFYFSTCLMDYAALRPAMQKLAALMEAADHVRITGPGTDISFSIKGLPAIPCAGECNLPDGEVFTAPVIDSANGRISFNTPSLFQGIPFDNIRLTLENGLVVQAEAGDRTAELNAILDTDPGARRLGEFAFGVNPAITRPMRNILFDEKISGSFHLTPGQAYHVADNGNQSRIHWDMVCIQTEEAGGGDIYLDGALVRRNGLFTLPELAILNPAQS
- the purN gene encoding phosphoribosylglycinamide formyltransferase is translated as MSRLPKLGILGSGSGSNCQSIYDAIQSGSLRAEIAVVMSDNPDAYILERARSWGIPAEVIDCGGFKTKFPEESQAAVAARLKEYGVDCVCLAGFMRLVKHPLLKEFPSRILNIHPSLLPSFPGLHAWEQAVNAGAAESGCTVHYVDDGMDTGPILGQARVPVLPGDTPESLHARIQEQEHTLYPAMIARVLETPA
- a CDS encoding FKBP-type peptidyl-prolyl cis-trans isomerase N-terminal domain-containing protein, whose translation is MKMNPSIALFAVSALLAGVAGAQEKAAETPVADQPKQEKEITVSPEQMKKDLGYFLGFQSGQQLGSIPTLTFDDLDQESFLQGIKDGMVRKPAKDQEQLKPALDAFQKQIDERISAKAKANLEASKKFMEENGKKEGVTTTKSGLQYKVVNKGGEEKFDEKKFKNPMFKVKYKGTLLDGTVFDDTKGKDVELPLQVIPGFAEALTTMPVGSKWIVYIPSELAYGENTPGAPIEPNSPLIFDLELDGISEAPAPQGGPMSISPEQLQEMLKQQSGGQQ